In Spirosoma aureum, a single genomic region encodes these proteins:
- a CDS encoding Dps family protein: MAESLNRLVADAFALYIKTKNFHWHMSGRHFRDYHLLLDEQADQIFATIDPLAERVRKIGGNTIRSVAHIAQLQRVKDNDEDFVAPKDMLTDLIVENKKMAKNMRDAHTIADDAEDVATASLLEVYIDETERRTWFLFETTRDLN; the protein is encoded by the coding sequence GTGGCCGAATCGCTGAATCGTCTTGTTGCTGATGCCTTTGCGCTGTATATAAAAACCAAGAATTTTCATTGGCATATGTCCGGGCGTCATTTCCGCGATTACCATCTGTTGCTGGACGAACAGGCCGACCAGATTTTTGCGACGATTGATCCGCTGGCCGAACGCGTTCGGAAAATTGGCGGCAACACCATTCGATCCGTAGCCCACATTGCACAGCTACAACGTGTAAAAGACAACGATGAAGATTTCGTAGCTCCGAAAGATATGCTCACGGATCTGATTGTCGAGAACAAAAAGATGGCTAAAAACATGCGTGATGCCCATACAATTGCCGATGATGCGGAAGATGTAGCGACAGCAAGCCTGCTTGAAGTTTACATCGACGAAACCGAACGTCGTACCTGGTTCCTGTTCGAAACAACGCGGGATCTGAACTAA
- a CDS encoding NUDIX domain-containing protein, translating into MKVRPSALIWRQNANQTEVLLMRYNYGGQDVYALPGGNPDRGEILPRTVIRELREELGVSVDVGEMILAGEMLLSERNDDVLHVVFAARNLQGEPVLNPAETTALELVWKPIAELEQLNLYPNIGKKIRPWFSSATYLGYVGRIEQQYFG; encoded by the coding sequence ATGAAAGTTCGCCCGTCTGCTCTTATCTGGCGTCAGAACGCCAATCAAACCGAAGTGCTATTGATGCGCTACAATTATGGCGGTCAGGATGTGTATGCATTGCCAGGAGGAAATCCTGACCGGGGTGAGATCCTGCCCAGGACCGTTATTCGCGAACTTCGGGAGGAGTTAGGCGTTTCGGTTGATGTCGGCGAGATGATTCTGGCTGGCGAAATGCTATTGTCAGAACGAAATGACGATGTTTTGCATGTTGTTTTCGCGGCCCGAAACCTCCAAGGAGAGCCAGTGCTAAATCCGGCTGAAACAACCGCGCTCGAATTAGTCTGGAAACCGATAGCGGAGTTGGAGCAATTGAATCTATACCCCAATATTGGCAAAAAGATTCGACCGTGGTTTAGTTCGGCAACCTATCTGGGCTACGTCGGGCGAATTGAACAGCAGTATTTTGGCTAG
- a CDS encoding DinB family protein: MLVQILKTLFNRDLNRLKQEISAYQNEEVIWHIERGIANSAGNLCLHLVGNLNTYIGAELGKTGYIRHRELEFSLKDIPKAALIKKVEETITVVNDALDALLDEKLDEEYPMLVFETKTTTGYFLVHLATHLTYHLGQINYHRRLMDV, encoded by the coding sequence ATGCTTGTACAAATTCTGAAAACCTTATTTAACAGAGACCTGAATCGGTTAAAGCAGGAAATTAGCGCCTATCAGAACGAGGAAGTAATCTGGCATATCGAACGGGGAATTGCTAATTCGGCCGGTAATCTTTGTCTGCATCTGGTCGGCAATTTAAATACCTATATCGGAGCCGAACTGGGAAAAACGGGTTATATCCGCCACCGTGAACTGGAGTTCTCGCTTAAAGACATTCCTAAAGCAGCGCTTATAAAAAAAGTTGAGGAAACCATTACAGTCGTTAATGACGCACTGGATGCACTCTTAGACGAGAAGCTTGACGAAGAATACCCGATGCTGGTTTTTGAAACGAAAACAACAACCGGCTATTTTTTGGTACATCTGGCAACGCACCTGACCTATCACCTTGGTCAGATTAATTACCATCGGCGATTGATGGATGTATAA
- a CDS encoding metallophosphoesterase family protein, with product MLRIAILSDVHANLPALKAVLKDIDDRNVDQVFCLGDLVDFAPWPNEVIELIRQYRIPTLMGNHDERIAFDHPVVSLAKHNLTETEARVKAIDYTRWAISQENKDFLTSLPRQFQLSFSFADLAVNVLLVHASTRSIDEYIYETHDLADLEAMMDEKKADVLLMGHTHQSYIRFLPVSSDKRPAKVAINCGSVGRSKEANPFATYLIMTVSGEQLAFGPDSLTFDLINVSYPIQQTIEGIYSSPIPDFYADFLEKKLQKFTSYA from the coding sequence ATGTTGAGAATAGCTATCCTAAGTGATGTTCACGCTAATCTACCCGCTTTAAAAGCAGTATTGAAAGACATCGATGATCGGAATGTAGATCAGGTATTTTGCCTCGGTGACCTGGTTGATTTTGCCCCCTGGCCGAACGAAGTAATAGAATTGATCCGGCAGTATCGCATCCCAACTCTGATGGGTAATCACGATGAACGAATTGCCTTCGATCACCCTGTAGTTTCACTGGCAAAGCATAATTTGACCGAAACGGAAGCCCGAGTAAAAGCTATTGATTATACCCGTTGGGCCATTAGCCAGGAGAATAAAGATTTTCTGACTAGCCTTCCCCGGCAGTTTCAATTGTCCTTTTCGTTTGCAGACCTGGCTGTCAATGTCCTTCTGGTACACGCCAGTACGCGATCAATTGATGAATACATCTATGAAACACATGACCTGGCCGATCTGGAAGCGATGATGGATGAGAAAAAGGCGGATGTACTGCTAATGGGCCATACGCATCAATCATACATACGCTTTCTGCCGGTTTCGTCCGATAAGCGCCCAGCGAAGGTGGCCATAAATTGTGGGTCGGTGGGTCGTTCAAAAGAGGCAAATCCGTTTGCAACCTATCTGATCATGACCGTTTCGGGTGAACAGTTGGCTTTTGGGCCGGATTCCCTCACGTTTGATCTTATCAACGTTAGCTATCCTATTCAGCAGACTATCGAGGGAATCTATTCAAGTCCTATCCCTGATTTTTACGCGGACTTCTTAGAAAAAAAATTGCAGAAGTTTACCAGCTATGCATAA
- a CDS encoding sodium:solute symporter family protein, whose protein sequence is MLLFLISLYLLSNVAVGAWAARRVTTSQDFVLAGRRLPLLLAASVTFATWFGSETIMGAPAMFVEGGFLAVIEEPFGSALCLFLVGAFFARPLYRLNITTFCDYFRIRFGRSAELLSAVMVIPSYFSWISAQLVAIGIVLSVVTDVPREYCIIASATIVMIYTLLGGMWSISVTDFFHNLIIILALAVLGFMLWNDIGGWETIQKRTPAGFFRFLPQSTGKDWLAYIAAWITIGLGSIPQQDVFQRVMAAKTENTSVKASYLASAMYLTIAMLPLFIALSAKLLHPDLPKDNQLIIPNMVMRHGGLPLQVLFFGAVTSAILSVSSGAILAPSTVFGENVAKFFWPNLSDQALLKIIRWTVVIITVICVLMSTTRDTNIFDLVGESSAFSLVSLFVPLAAGIYWKRANLTGCLASMVVGFSVWLLCLWIETDYSPMLWGLLASTIGMVAGSLLNPGKRQ, encoded by the coding sequence ATGTTACTCTTCCTCATTTCACTTTACCTACTTTCCAATGTAGCTGTTGGAGCATGGGCCGCCCGGCGGGTAACAACGTCGCAGGATTTTGTGCTGGCTGGCCGACGGTTGCCTTTGTTGCTGGCGGCTTCGGTAACTTTTGCAACCTGGTTTGGTTCTGAAACCATCATGGGTGCACCAGCCATGTTTGTGGAGGGCGGTTTTCTGGCTGTCATTGAGGAACCATTCGGCTCTGCCTTATGCCTGTTTTTAGTCGGCGCTTTTTTTGCCAGACCACTCTATCGGCTCAATATCACCACCTTCTGCGATTACTTCCGAATCCGATTTGGGCGATCGGCGGAGTTGCTATCGGCCGTTATGGTTATTCCATCCTATTTCAGTTGGATTTCTGCTCAACTTGTGGCAATCGGTATCGTTCTAAGTGTTGTAACAGATGTTCCCCGCGAGTATTGCATCATTGCCAGCGCCACCATCGTCATGATTTACACGCTTCTGGGCGGTATGTGGTCTATCTCCGTCACTGACTTTTTCCACAATCTCATCATTATTCTGGCCTTGGCCGTGCTTGGTTTTATGCTCTGGAACGATATTGGTGGATGGGAAACAATCCAAAAACGAACACCTGCTGGCTTTTTCCGTTTTTTACCCCAATCGACCGGCAAAGACTGGCTGGCTTACATCGCGGCCTGGATAACGATTGGGTTAGGATCGATCCCTCAACAAGACGTTTTCCAGCGTGTTATGGCCGCGAAAACTGAGAATACATCGGTTAAAGCCTCTTATCTGGCATCGGCTATGTATCTGACAATAGCGATGTTGCCCTTGTTCATTGCACTAAGTGCTAAACTTCTTCATCCCGATTTGCCTAAAGATAACCAGCTTATTATTCCAAACATGGTCATGAGGCATGGAGGCTTACCTTTGCAGGTGCTGTTTTTTGGGGCGGTTACATCCGCCATTCTGAGTGTTTCCAGTGGGGCCATCCTGGCTCCTTCAACCGTATTTGGCGAAAACGTTGCTAAATTTTTCTGGCCTAATCTGAGCGATCAGGCGCTCCTTAAAATCATTCGATGGACGGTAGTCATTATCACGGTTATCTGCGTGCTGATGAGTACTACACGCGACACAAATATCTTTGATCTCGTTGGCGAATCATCAGCATTTAGCCTGGTATCCTTATTTGTTCCGCTCGCAGCCGGAATCTACTGGAAACGCGCGAACCTGACTGGCTGTTTGGCTTCAATGGTGGTTGGTTTTAGTGTTTGGTTACTTTGTTTATGGATAGAAACTGATTACTCGCCAATGCTCTGGGGTCTGCTGGCCAGTACGATTGGCATGGTTGCCGGCAGCCTGCTTAACCCAGGTAAACGCCAGTAA
- a CDS encoding inositol oxygenase family protein, which yields MISETAPLTSLDQWEDDLLSRYPEPEHKSKEDYRNYDSPERDTVREFYRLNHTYQTYDFVLEKEREFLKFDKKELPVWGAMEFLNTLVDDSDPDTDLDQLQHLLQTAEAIRADGHPDWFVLTGFLHDMGKVLCLFGESQWAVVGDTFPVGCQHSDKIVYPEFFVNNPDSRDERYNTKYGVYEPNCGLRNVHMSWGHDEYLYQIMKDYMPEPALYMMRYHSFYSQHREEAYNHLMDEHDHEMFKWVRKFNPYDLYSKSPKPPVVSELKPYYEDLIAKYLPATLRL from the coding sequence ATGATTAGCGAAACCGCCCCCCTTACTAGCCTCGATCAGTGGGAAGACGATCTACTGAGTCGCTACCCCGAACCGGAGCATAAATCAAAAGAAGACTACCGGAACTATGACTCACCCGAGCGCGACACGGTTCGGGAGTTTTACCGGCTTAACCATACCTATCAAACGTACGATTTCGTACTGGAGAAAGAACGGGAGTTCCTGAAATTTGATAAGAAGGAATTACCAGTTTGGGGAGCGATGGAGTTTCTGAACACACTTGTCGACGATTCTGATCCTGACACTGACCTTGACCAGCTTCAGCACCTACTGCAAACCGCAGAGGCTATCCGCGCGGATGGTCACCCCGATTGGTTTGTACTGACGGGTTTCCTGCACGATATGGGCAAAGTATTATGTCTGTTTGGTGAATCACAGTGGGCCGTTGTTGGTGACACGTTTCCGGTTGGGTGCCAGCATTCAGATAAGATCGTTTACCCAGAGTTCTTCGTCAATAATCCAGACAGCCGCGACGAGCGGTACAACACGAAATATGGTGTTTATGAACCCAATTGTGGTTTGCGCAACGTGCATATGTCGTGGGGGCATGATGAGTACCTGTACCAGATCATGAAGGATTATATGCCCGAGCCCGCTCTGTATATGATGCGTTATCACTCGTTCTATTCGCAACACCGCGAAGAAGCCTACAATCACCTGATGGATGAGCATGATCATGAGATGTTCAAATGGGTGCGGAAGTTCAACCCGTATGACTTATATTCAAAAAGTCCCAAGCCACCGGTAGTGAGTGAATTGAAGCCTTATTATGAGGACTTAATCGCCAAGTATTTACCAGCAACATTGCGGTTGTAA
- a CDS encoding serine hydrolase domain-containing protein — MVKLLMTTLLLASTSVYAQLHERLDSLMQATTQAAQPGTALLVVIGGKEVYRNGYGLANVETKSAITPTTNFRMASVSKQFTAMGILLLEKDKKLSLDDPLARFFSEFNGNVSRKVRIRNLLTHSSGILDYETVMNPNQKKQLLDADVLTLLKDRDSLYFEPGSQFRYSNSAYCLLALIIERVSGQPYASFIEQHIFQPLKMEQSVVYEAGKPIPDRAMGYARNKTGTFVFSDQSVTSATKGDGGIYTSLNDYQKWADALRNNTLLDLPAVLARTGQAIRSTTGSYYGAGWFYRQPANPILFHSGSTCGFNNFVVAIPEKQFLVVYFSNRANNKSNATALLQLLASASPREVADMLALDDLTQ; from the coding sequence ATGGTAAAACTTCTGATGACAACCTTGCTGCTGGCATCAACTTCGGTTTACGCACAACTGCACGAACGGCTTGATTCCCTTATGCAAGCGACTACACAGGCTGCTCAACCGGGTACGGCTTTGTTGGTTGTTATTGGAGGGAAAGAGGTATATCGAAACGGTTATGGTCTGGCCAATGTCGAAACGAAATCGGCTATAACACCGACAACGAACTTTCGGATGGCCTCGGTCTCGAAGCAGTTTACAGCTATGGGCATTCTGTTGCTGGAGAAAGACAAAAAGCTGTCGCTGGACGATCCATTAGCCCGATTTTTTTCCGAATTCAATGGTAATGTCAGCCGAAAGGTTCGAATTCGGAATCTGCTCACTCATTCGTCGGGGATACTGGATTATGAAACGGTGATGAATCCAAACCAGAAGAAACAACTCCTGGATGCCGATGTACTTACACTACTGAAAGATCGTGATTCATTATATTTTGAACCGGGCAGTCAGTTTCGATATAGCAATTCGGCCTACTGCCTGCTGGCCCTGATCATTGAGCGCGTATCAGGACAGCCGTATGCATCATTTATTGAGCAGCATATTTTCCAGCCTTTAAAGATGGAGCAATCCGTTGTGTATGAGGCCGGGAAACCGATTCCTGACCGGGCAATGGGTTACGCACGCAACAAGACTGGCACATTTGTATTCTCCGACCAAAGTGTAACCAGTGCGACTAAAGGCGACGGTGGCATCTATACGTCTCTAAACGATTATCAAAAATGGGCCGATGCATTAAGGAATAATACGTTGCTTGATCTGCCTGCCGTATTGGCTCGGACCGGCCAGGCCATTCGGTCAACAACGGGTAGTTATTATGGTGCAGGCTGGTTCTATCGTCAGCCAGCCAATCCGATTCTGTTTCATTCTGGCAGCACCTGTGGATTTAACAACTTTGTGGTTGCAATACCCGAAAAACAGTTTTTGGTCGTTTATTTTTCGAATAGAGCCAATAATAAATCGAATGCGACAGCTTTGCTTCAACTGTTGGCCAGCGCTAGCCCCAGGGAAGTTGCTGACATGCTGGCTTTAGACGATCTGACCCAATAA
- a CDS encoding sodium/sugar symporter: MNHLATADYIVFFIYLVVVVGYGYWVYHRRRRDEVNTNDFFLAEGSLTWWAIGASLIASNISAEHFIGMAGSGFAMGLAISSYEWIAAATLVIVAVYFIPIYLRNHIYTMPQFLAQRYSDTVSTILAIFWLVVYVLVNLTSILYLGAIAIESLAGISFTTCTFGLAIFAIFITLGGMKVIGYTDVIQVVVLIIGGLVVTYLALQLVAQETSGTQSVWTGLMSLRQKADGHFHMFFAKGHPYYDVLPGMALVTGGMWINNLSYWGCNQYIVQRALGADLKTARSGILFAAFLKLMIPLIVVIPGIAAYVLYQSGPFRAAMTDASGVVKPDHAYPVLMNLLPVGMKGLAFAALTAAVVASLAGKCNSISTIFTLDIYKKFFDKNASEQKLVNVGRWAVIVAFIIAIALAPMLRSLDQVYQYIQEYTNFITPGVFAIFLLGFFWKRATNRAALTVAILTIPLSTLLKFWPEVTEMFGAPADPIPFLHRTTWVFCIDVALMVVVSLTDSIQVKGLIVDRKMFRVSPSFVVGSIGIFSILAVLYAVFW; this comes from the coding sequence ATGAATCACCTTGCTACTGCAGATTACATTGTTTTCTTCATTTACTTAGTCGTTGTTGTTGGCTATGGCTACTGGGTTTATCACCGCCGACGGCGCGACGAGGTCAACACAAACGATTTTTTTCTGGCTGAGGGTTCGCTAACGTGGTGGGCAATTGGCGCTTCGTTGATAGCCTCTAATATTTCGGCAGAGCACTTCATTGGAATGGCTGGTTCAGGCTTTGCGATGGGACTGGCGATTTCATCGTACGAATGGATTGCAGCAGCCACGCTGGTAATTGTGGCTGTCTATTTCATACCGATCTATCTTCGGAACCACATTTACACCATGCCGCAGTTTCTGGCGCAACGGTATAGTGATACCGTCAGCACTATTCTGGCTATATTCTGGCTTGTGGTTTATGTTCTGGTCAATCTTACGTCTATTCTCTATTTAGGTGCCATTGCGATTGAATCATTGGCCGGAATTTCATTCACGACCTGCACCTTTGGCCTGGCGATATTTGCCATTTTCATAACGCTGGGCGGCATGAAAGTAATTGGTTATACCGATGTAATTCAGGTCGTTGTGCTCATTATAGGTGGCTTAGTCGTAACCTATCTGGCCTTACAATTGGTAGCTCAGGAAACCTCCGGAACACAGAGCGTCTGGACTGGCTTAATGTCGTTACGCCAAAAAGCAGACGGGCATTTTCACATGTTTTTTGCGAAAGGTCATCCATATTATGACGTTTTACCGGGTATGGCACTGGTAACCGGTGGCATGTGGATCAATAACCTGTCGTACTGGGGCTGCAATCAATATATTGTTCAACGAGCGTTAGGCGCTGATCTGAAGACCGCCCGGAGTGGCATCTTGTTCGCTGCGTTTCTGAAACTGATGATCCCGCTGATCGTTGTTATTCCTGGTATCGCAGCCTATGTGCTCTACCAGAGTGGCCCATTCCGGGCGGCTATGACCGATGCATCGGGCGTGGTAAAACCCGACCATGCTTACCCTGTCTTGATGAACTTACTTCCGGTAGGTATGAAAGGGCTGGCCTTTGCTGCCCTGACAGCTGCTGTTGTGGCCTCTCTGGCGGGCAAATGCAACTCCATATCGACCATTTTTACGCTGGATATTTACAAGAAATTTTTTGATAAAAATGCCTCCGAGCAGAAGCTCGTAAATGTTGGCCGATGGGCCGTTATTGTGGCCTTCATCATAGCCATTGCCCTGGCCCCTATGCTACGGTCGCTCGATCAGGTGTATCAGTACATCCAGGAATATACAAACTTCATTACACCGGGTGTATTTGCCATTTTCCTGTTGGGTTTCTTCTGGAAACGGGCCACAAACCGAGCTGCGCTAACCGTAGCAATTCTCACGATCCCCTTATCGACACTGCTTAAATTCTGGCCGGAAGTGACGGAGATGTTCGGAGCACCAGCCGACCCAATTCCTTTTCTGCACCGCACAACCTGGGTATTTTGCATCGACGTAGCCCTGATGGTTGTCGTATCACTCACAGATTCTATCCAGGTTAAAGGATTGATTGTCGATCGAAAGATGTTCCGGGTATCGCCCTCGTTTGTTGTAGGTTCTATCGGAATTTTCAGTATTTTGGCTGTACTATACGCCGTTTTCTGGTAA
- the accC gene encoding acetyl-CoA carboxylase biotin carboxylase subunit: MFKKILIANRGEIALRIIRTCREMGIKTVAVFSTADRDSLHVRFADEAVCIGPPVSKQSYLSIPSIISAAEVTGADAIHPGYGFLSENAEFSQICADYGIKFIGATAEQINGMGDKATAKATMRAAGVPVIPGSEGLLESIEQGKTLSAEMGYPVIVKATAGGGGRGMRIIRSESEFEKAWNDARTEAGAAFGNDGLYLEKFVEEPRHIEIQIVGDQFGKVCHLSERDCSIQRRHQKLVEETPSPIVSQELREQMGAAAIKGAQAIGYEGAGTVEFLVDKHGKFYFMEMNTRIQVEHPITEEVTDFDLIKEQIKVAAGVEISGRNYTPKLYAMECRINAEDPANGFRPSPGKITVLHMPGGHGVRVDSHVYTGYTIPPNYDSMIAKLIVSGQSREEVITRMKRALQEFVIEGIKTTIPFHIKLMDDPKFKSGQFTTAFLETFDFSTL, translated from the coding sequence ATGTTCAAGAAAATATTAATCGCCAACCGAGGTGAGATCGCATTGCGAATCATTCGGACCTGCCGCGAAATGGGTATAAAAACGGTAGCTGTTTTTTCGACAGCCGACCGCGACAGCCTGCATGTGCGCTTTGCCGATGAGGCTGTTTGCATTGGCCCACCGGTTAGCAAACAATCTTATCTGAGTATCCCCAGCATTATTTCGGCGGCTGAAGTGACCGGAGCGGATGCCATCCACCCCGGCTACGGGTTCCTGTCCGAAAATGCTGAATTCTCGCAAATCTGCGCCGATTACGGCATTAAGTTTATTGGAGCCACCGCCGAGCAAATCAACGGTATGGGCGATAAGGCAACCGCCAAAGCGACCATGAGAGCAGCTGGTGTTCCGGTTATTCCGGGTTCGGAGGGGCTGTTGGAATCCATCGAACAGGGCAAGACCCTTTCGGCCGAAATGGGCTATCCCGTCATTGTGAAAGCAACGGCTGGTGGCGGAGGCCGAGGAATGCGGATTATTCGCTCGGAAAGCGAGTTTGAAAAAGCCTGGAATGATGCCCGTACCGAAGCCGGAGCTGCTTTTGGTAATGACGGACTTTATCTGGAAAAATTCGTCGAAGAACCGCGGCATATTGAAATTCAGATTGTTGGTGACCAATTTGGTAAAGTCTGCCATCTCTCAGAACGTGACTGTTCGATTCAGCGCCGTCACCAGAAACTGGTAGAAGAAACTCCATCGCCCATTGTTTCGCAGGAACTTCGGGAGCAAATGGGGGCAGCCGCCATCAAAGGTGCACAGGCAATTGGTTATGAAGGCGCAGGAACGGTTGAGTTTCTGGTCGATAAGCATGGAAAGTTCTATTTCATGGAAATGAACACCCGAATTCAGGTTGAACACCCCATTACGGAAGAAGTAACGGACTTCGATTTGATTAAAGAGCAAATCAAGGTGGCTGCCGGGGTCGAAATTTCAGGGCGGAACTACACTCCGAAACTCTATGCGATGGAGTGCCGGATCAACGCTGAAGATCCAGCGAATGGTTTTCGGCCATCACCGGGTAAAATTACCGTGCTGCACATGCCGGGTGGTCACGGCGTTCGCGTAGACAGTCATGTGTATACGGGCTACACCATCCCCCCCAACTACGACTCGATGATTGCGAAACTGATCGTATCAGGACAATCACGCGAGGAAGTCATTACGCGGATGAAGCGGGCATTGCAGGAATTTGTGATCGAAGGCATCAAAACCACGATTCCATTCCATATTAAACTCATGGACGATCCAAAATTCAAATCGGGTCAGTTCACTACGGCGTTTCTGGAAACGTTCGATTTCAGTACATTGTAG
- the accB gene encoding acetyl-CoA carboxylase biotin carboxyl carrier protein, with product MSTKDIQQLIDFISQSGLDEVNIETTDLKISVKRYGSGVPTAPATAPSPAAFAPVAPQPQTTAPSAVAAPTVAAAPKAETSNYITIKSPMIGTFYRSSNPETPSFVEVGDSVTEGKVVCIIEAMKLFNEIESEVSGRIVKVLVENATPVEYDQPLFLVEPI from the coding sequence ATGAGCACAAAAGACATTCAGCAACTCATCGACTTCATCTCCCAATCTGGCCTAGATGAGGTAAATATCGAAACGACTGATCTTAAAATCAGCGTAAAACGGTACGGTTCGGGCGTACCCACCGCCCCGGCTACAGCTCCTTCACCGGCTGCGTTTGCACCTGTAGCACCACAACCACAGACCACAGCGCCATCGGCAGTTGCTGCCCCAACGGTTGCAGCAGCGCCCAAAGCTGAAACGTCAAACTACATAACCATTAAATCGCCGATGATCGGAACGTTCTACCGTTCATCTAATCCCGAAACGCCTTCATTTGTTGAAGTCGGTGATAGCGTCACTGAAGGTAAAGTAGTCTGCATCATTGAAGCCATGAAGCTGTTCAACGAAATCGAGTCGGAGGTATCTGGCCGCATCGTAAAAGTTCTCGTCGAGAATGCGACCCCGGTCGAATACGATCAGCCCCTGTTTTTGGTAGAACCTATTTAA
- the efp gene encoding elongation factor P, giving the protein MATTADIRNGLVLNFNNDLFQITEFQHVKPGKGAAFVRTKLKSLTTGRVIDNTFNSGVTIYPVRVERRKFQYLYKDEAGYNFMDQESFDQINIDEKLIDGADLMKEGQEVEILINAETEVPLSCELPPFVELEVTYAEPGIKGDTANSPKKRVEVESGAKIMVPLFIESGEKIKVDTRTRDYVERVK; this is encoded by the coding sequence ATGGCAACGACCGCAGACATCCGCAATGGACTAGTCTTAAACTTCAACAACGATCTCTTTCAAATTACCGAATTTCAACACGTGAAACCCGGTAAAGGCGCAGCTTTCGTGCGTACAAAGTTAAAAAGCCTGACTACGGGCCGGGTAATCGATAATACATTCAACTCGGGTGTAACGATCTATCCTGTTCGGGTTGAACGCCGGAAATTCCAATACCTTTACAAGGACGAAGCTGGCTATAACTTTATGGATCAGGAGTCGTTTGATCAGATTAATATCGATGAAAAACTCATTGATGGAGCCGATCTGATGAAAGAAGGCCAGGAAGTTGAAATTCTGATCAATGCCGAAACGGAAGTCCCTCTTTCGTGTGAGCTGCCACCGTTTGTCGAACTGGAAGTGACCTATGCAGAACCCGGCATTAAAGGTGATACAGCCAACAGCCCCAAAAAGCGGGTTGAGGTAGAATCAGGTGCTAAAATTATGGTTCCGCTCTTTATAGAGTCTGGCGAAAAAATTAAGGTCGATACCCGCACACGGGATTATGTAGAACGCGTGAAATAA
- a CDS encoding beta-ketoacyl-ACP synthase III → MSKAAITGVHGYVPDYVLTNAELERMVDTNDEWITSRTGIKERHILKGEGMGSSHMGAKAVAGLLEKTNTRPEDIDLLICATTTPDYVFPGTANLICDMVGIRNIGSFDIQAACSGFLYALTIGSQFIETGKYRKIVIVGADKMSAIIDYTDRATCVLFGDGAGAVLLEPNEDGFGVIDSIIKSDGVGQNHLYQKAGGSRYPPTHETVEKRWHYVYQDGPAVFKFAVKNMADVSAEIMERNHLAGSDVAWLVPHQANKRIIDATAHRMGIESDKVMMNIHKYGNTTAATIPLCLFDYESQLKKGDNLVLAAFGGGFTWGAAYVKWAY, encoded by the coding sequence ATGAGTAAAGCTGCCATAACAGGAGTCCACGGCTATGTCCCCGACTACGTGCTGACCAATGCCGAATTGGAGCGCATGGTAGATACAAACGATGAATGGATAACCAGCCGAACGGGTATCAAAGAACGCCATATTCTGAAAGGAGAAGGGATGGGTTCATCGCATATGGGAGCCAAAGCAGTAGCTGGTCTACTTGAGAAAACAAATACCAGACCTGAAGACATTGATCTGCTTATCTGTGCAACAACCACCCCCGACTACGTATTTCCCGGCACGGCGAACCTGATCTGCGATATGGTGGGAATTCGGAATATCGGTAGTTTCGATATTCAGGCCGCCTGTTCAGGATTTCTGTACGCATTAACCATCGGATCACAGTTTATCGAGACGGGCAAATACCGGAAAATAGTTATTGTTGGCGCAGACAAGATGTCGGCCATCATCGATTATACCGACCGGGCAACCTGTGTTTTGTTTGGCGATGGAGCCGGTGCCGTCTTGCTTGAACCGAACGAAGACGGCTTTGGCGTAATTGATTCGATCATCAAATCGGATGGAGTCGGGCAAAACCATTTGTATCAGAAAGCCGGCGGAAGCCGCTATCCGCCCACGCACGAAACCGTCGAAAAACGCTGGCATTACGTTTATCAGGACGGCCCTGCTGTGTTTAAATTCGCCGTCAAGAATATGGCCGATGTGTCGGCTGAAATCATGGAACGAAATCACCTGGCCGGCAGCGACGTTGCCTGGCTGGTGCCACACCAGGCCAATAAACGAATTATTGACGCTACCGCTCACCGAATGGGAATAGAGTCGGATAAGGTCATGATGAATATCCATAAATACGGCAACACCACCGCTGCTACTATACCACTTTGCTTATTTGATTACGAATCACAGCTAAAGAAAGGAGATAATCTGGTATTAGCTGCTTTTGGTGGTGGCTTCACATGGGGAGCTGCTTACGTGAAATGGGCGTATTAA